The genomic segment TGTTGGTCAGCCGGAAGGCGTACGTCCCGTCGGGGGAGACGTAATCGAAGGCGTCCAGGGCGAGCTCGTCGCAGTAACGCCCTAGTTCCCCGATGAGCCACCACCGGCAGGCCTCGTGACCCGCCGAGCCGGGGAGGCGCGGGCCGAAGGCGACCTGCTCCTCCAGGAGCCCGAAGGCCGTCTCGGCGTCGAAGGCCGCCGCGGAGAACACCATCACCAGAATCAGCGGTAGCACTTTCACAAGAGCCCCAGCTTCCGGGCCGCCCGGTCCAGGACGGCGTTGACGATGGCCACGGCCTCCTCGCCCGCGTAGTCCCGCGCGATTTCCACCGCCTCGTCTATGACCACCCGCGCCGGAGTCTCCCCCTCGAGCATCTCGGCGAGCGCCGTGCGCAACACCGCCCGTTCGATGTGACCCAGGCGCTCGAGCCGGTAGTTCTCCAGATTTTCGCGGACGAGGCCGTCAATCTCCTCCGGGTCTGCGAAGTACCGCCCCACCAGGCGGTCGGCGAACTCGACCACCTCGGGGTGGGGGAATCGGGTGCTCCAGTAGTTCTCCCTCACGCCGTCGGCGCCGCCCAGTTCGGACTGGTACAGCATCTGGAGCGCGGCCTCGCGGGCCAGGCGTCTTCGGGTCATCGGCAAACCCCCAAATAACCGACCAACGTTAGCACGACACCCCCTATACAAACAAGCCAGACCCTGCTATCTTTTTCGGGAAAAACCGTCCGGTACGCCCGATGATAAATTCACTCCCCCCCGAAGACGTCTACTTGAGCGCGGTGAACAGTCTGTTGACCGAGCGGTTCGGTTTCCCGCTGTCGCTTTCGCCCCGGGACGTGGCACAGATAATGCGGTGGTACAAAGCGGGCTTTCCGCTGGGGGCGGTGCTCGAGGGGGTGTCCGAGTCGCTGAACAAAAAGCGGCGGGGCCGGCTCACGCCGCTCACCTACTGCGCCAAGACGGTGAACGTGGCGGCCAAAAAGCGACGCCGATTCTAGGGAACCTTTCGGTCGCCGCCACCGTGTACAAATTACCGTCCGACTTGACCGGAACCGCGTTTCGTGCTATTAAGGTAAACTGCATTGCGTGAGCCGAGAGGAGGCGTTATGAGCAGGCGGCTCA from the bacterium genome contains:
- the nusB gene encoding transcription antitermination factor NusB translates to MTRRRLAREAALQMLYQSELGGADGVRENYWSTRFPHPEVVEFADRLVGRYFADPEEIDGLVRENLENYRLERLGHIERAVLRTALAEMLEGETPARVVIDEAVEIARDYAGEEAVAIVNAVLDRAARKLGLL